The Dasypus novemcinctus isolate mDasNov1 chromosome 20, mDasNov1.1.hap2, whole genome shotgun sequence genome segment ACTAGAAATTTGAAGTTGATTGTCTTGAGAATGAGATATAGGGATACATAAGAATTTGGAGAGAGATCAGAAGAAGGCACACCAAAAAAACTGCACAAAATGGACAAggcccattccaaggaacagagagcatctgaaactgcaagcaagatagctccatgcatctgcctcatgggatttAAGCCTCCTCCCAATTAGAAgcagtgtgggcatcaccatccccaaatcctcaagattggggaatgaacaatggactaaaatagacattattattatactatagacattattattctagcagtagATACATCTACAtcgatgtaaaggcagtggctgccagaggttctgagggatggcaGAGGGAAGATTCAGTGAAATATGGGAGTCTTTTTGAGACTTTGGatttgccctgcatgacattgcagtggtcgatacaggccattgtatattttgtcataacatacagaattgtgcaggacaaactttaaactataatgtaaactgtagtccttggttagtacaatgcttcaatatggtttcatcaattgtaacaaatgttaccacactaatgaacgatgttgttaatgtgagaaagtgtgggaggtggagggagtgggacatatgggtatcgcttatatatatatatttttttttttttttaagatgtattttatttatttatccttctccttgctgcttgcttgctgtttgctctctgtgtccacttgctgcacggtcttctgtgtctgcttgtctccctttgttgtgtcatcttgctgtgcctgctctcTGCCAGTGCAGGCCGTCAGCTTTCCGCAGGGCAAGTGTTGTCAGTTCtccgtgggcatgggccagcttgccttcacaaggaggccctgggaagcaaacccataTGTTCGACAGGAGGCCAGTCGAtagagccacatcagtttcctatcccttatattttttatgtaacatttatgtaacctaaagcttctttaaaaataaaaaataaaaataaaaacaaaaaaagaaatgcagaagaTGAATTAAAGCGGGATATGGAGCATGATTCAAGTGCGGATGTTGGTAGGAGGAGCTAGATataggaaaacaaaagagaaaagtaagTAAGGAATTTTAGAAGATGATAAGacaggtgtcttagtttgccaaaggctgccagtgcaaagtgccagaaatgggttggcttttataaggggaaatttttaaagataaaagcttacagttccatggCTGcaacaatgtccaaatcaaggcatcatcagagaagctTTCTCATGAAAGATTGGAagctagcagatcctggagtcctgccacatggtgaggaaAGATGGTGAGTCTGCCACCCCTCTCTGCTCTCtcctagagctcagctgtgggtgatcaggcatctctccctgggcctcacctccctgagcctctcggggtttctctgtctttctgcagctctatgtgaacctggagtcctctctctcacatggctgggtcaatatggcagagttcccttttcttgagtttttctctctgtgtgtttgcaATTTATATAAGATTCAGCAAGAGGGTGGAAACCCAATCTGTATCACAGGCCtaactgacatagtccaatcaaaagtgatctcATCAAGTGATCCAATCAAggtctcttaactgaatctaaacAAAAGGCCCCATCTATACTGCCTTTACAAGTACAGAAATGAgatagcttaagaacataattttctggggtccgcaaaagacaaaccaggacaaAAGGCAGATTTTTTGAACTAAGGTTTAAATCTTACtcttttatcaagaaaaaacATGGTAGTCATTACAAACCAAGCTTTTTAAGATACATTTGATTTATTGTAAAACCGGAAAGAATGAAGCTTGagattgcaattttaaaaaactaatttataTGCTGTATAATTCTTCCTTTGTTGCACATGTTTAtgagttttgaaaaatacatataattatGTATCCACAAACATAATCAAGATTTAGACCTATTCCATAGCCCGCCAATATTCCCTCATGCCCTTTTTTAGTTATTCCCCTCCCCTTGCCTTAGTTTCTGACAACcactcatctgttttcttttcctataaTTTTGCTTCCCACAATATAATGTAGATGTAGATTCCTACAGTAGTTAACTTgattctgacttctttcacttagcataatgcattTGGGATTCACCCATACATAGTGTGTATcaatagtttctctttctttattttcttattgctggGTAGTAGAATACTGCATGAATACCGCATGGATTTTTTACTGCTTCATCAGCTGAAGGGTATTTATGTTGCCCAGTTTTTGGCAACACTGTAATGAGTAAAGATGCTAAAATTTTTGTGTACAGGTTTTTTGCATAAACACAAGTTTTCACTTctcttgtgtatatacctaggTATACAATTGTTAGATCATATGTTCATATGGaattccaaactgttttccaaagtaactACAATACTTTACATTTCCCACAACCATGTCTGGGGATTCCGGTTGTGATCTttcctcaccagcacttggtattattattttgtttagttATCCATTCAAATGGTGTCTAGTGGAagcttatttgtttttaatttgcatttccctaatgactggtTATGTTGATTTCATGATACTTGTATTTTACAGGTAAAAACTGGCAAAGAAAATGCCTAGCATTTATAGCCCCTATAACCGTCCACAAAGTTTTTTGTGGCTTTGTCACTATTTTTGTCCTGGCTGCAGTTATAATTGCACTTTCAGTTGCTTTGGCAGGTAAGTTACTTGTTCTCCAAACTTCCCCATATGTTCCTTTGTATTATCAATAAAGGTATATTGAGCTCcattatgtgccaagcactgtgtgAAGTGCTTGAGATATATCGGTGAACAAGGCACACAAAAATCCCTAGACTCATGGGCACATTCTAGTAGAAAGACAAAGGTAAGAAACTTAATAAAGAAGAGTAGGGGTGAAGCAGCTTCCAGTGTACATAAGGTGGCCAAGGTAGGCTGCCCTGAAAATGTGCATGTTTGGCAGATTGTTGAAGGAGATGATGGAGAGATAATGAGGACAGTCATGTGTAGCCTTGCAGgacattgactaggggtgcagtgatgctcagagatgtacttaccaggtgcaatggatgtgtcacaatgatgggagagagcgttgctgtggggggagtggggggtgggggcgggggggggttgaatgggacctcatatttttttaatgtaactttaaaaaaataaataaatagttaaaaaatttaaaaaaaaaaaagaaaggctttgGCTTTTACTTTGAGTGCAGTGGGGAAAATTAGAAGCTTGTAGGAGAGGAGAAGCATGAGCTGATTCTAATTTTCCAATAAAACATTTTGCTTTTTATGTTGAAAATAGACTTAGGGGACAAGGGTAGAAGCAGGTAGGGTCCTCTGGTCCTCTGGTCTTCTATAGGAGAAAGGATGAGTTCTTGGACTTGACACTGCCTGTGAAGGTGGGACAGGCTGGTTAGTTTCTGAATGGTATGAAAGTTGAGCCAAGAGTATCTCATGTTAGATTGGTTATGAAGCTTGAGAACCAATGGTAAATGATGGCTCTAATGGTTTTCTCTGGAGCGATGACAAAAATGTAGCTCCATGCACTGATGTGGGCTGGTGGGGTTTTGTGGAAAGATCAGGGTTCCATCTATGGAATTATCCTCTGACATGTCCCAATCAGAACTGATACTTTAAGAAATACTTATGTGAGACCTTTACCTGAAATGTTTTCAGGCATATTCTCTCTGGCTTTCAGAGTTTTTATCTTCTACCTAAGCTATTTAAGAAAGGCAATAACGTCCATGAGAACTATGTAGTCTTCTAAAATTTCTAAAACTTTGTATATAGAGACAACAGGTCCTCAGGATTGTTCAGCACAATTAAAGATTGTGCATGAAGAGATGACTTATCCACAGTGGTAAGTAGTCTTTTTGTGCATTCTAATCAAATTAGTGGTCTTCAAAAGAGGTCATAAAACAtgatttaaaacattttgaaaaactaaGAACATCTCtgcaaattattttgttttcatctaAACTTGCTAATTGATTAAAATGTTTGCAAATGATAACATTTTCTGCAACATTGTatgtattgaatttttaaatttgatctGTTATATTGTACTTTTAAGTGTACCTACTGCAATTTAATACTTTTGTGACTGATACTGTcattcatttgaaaaatacatgCATAAAAACTTTCTTAATATTGGaaaatttaatttgttctttttcttcttaaatgcTTGTTCACATTGTATTTCCTCTCTAGATTAATTACAGAGTAATATGTGATATTATGAAGGATATCTTTGTATCCTTAAAAGTAATTTATCATATCcagtttaatatttttatcatttttatgccATAAAATATGCATATAGACTAAGatttaatttcataaaatttcTTGTGACCACGAGAatctgttaaaataatttttcaggaTTAACTTAGAAATACAAGTTTtgtaatattcatttttttcaatgcACCTTAAATTGTGAAGATTCTAAAAAATAAGAATGCATTATCCTATATAATGCCTCTTAATGATTTGTCTGAATGCAGTGTAATGTATAACTAAACTTTGAATTACCTGTTAATTAGGGGATGTGATGAAATACATAATGTTTATTTCAAAATCCCTACACATAAATGTATTACACTCTGGTATTTGGGTTTTGGAAGTTATTAGAATAATGTATGAAAATTCAGAGAGAATACCATTACTGAAGTTTGTCTTCATGATGAAAATTTTCCCATGAATATGATGAAAAAGAGTAGTCTGAACTACTGATCCTCTGTTCCCTCAAGAAAAACCTTTATTGGTCCAGAAGTTAGTatatagtttcattttttcttaatagaAGAACAGTTGAAACATTTTATGTGATGAAAAAAGATGGGGGTTGAGTACGCTTGGCGTATATATTTCATGATATGATTTGTTAAAACTAGCTTTAACTACCTCAATGAATAATGCACAAGTCTAAAAATAATCAGGTAAGTGTTTTACCAATGGATTTTATTCCATGTAACCTGAAAAATTAGGTAATCTCTGAAAACAGTTCAGTGATACTAATCTTCCTGCTTGGTTATTCTAATTTGCTTTTCCCTCCCAATTACTCACCCTAGGGATGAGGCTTAGAAATAGTCTTAAAGAATTGCTTACCTTTAagtaaagggaaataaaaaccATCTTTGGTGTTCAATATTTCTTACCCATGTCTTTTTGTTTTGGTCTCACTAAACCTTCCAAAAAGCAATGCATTCTTTTTGGAAGCTAAGAGAGGAAAAGGTGAggtaatgaaacaaaaatttctaTCCTTCCCATAGCCTACACTGAAATATTGTTGGGTTCATAATATTTAACAAGGACCAGAATATTACGTATACACATTTAATAGAAacatataaaacagaaaaatacaggaAGGTCTAGATACTATTTATGATACCTAAGACAATATTTTGAACTGCATTGTGTTTTCTTAACTTGGACCATAAAATGTGCCACAGCAAAATCCAGGATAGTAGGGATTGTCCTCTCTTCTGACAAGAAGAAGAAAGGCTAATATGAATGAGGATGCgtgaaaaaaaatctatatggTACTAACGAAAAGTATGAAGGAAGGTAATGCTGTGAAAAATGGACTTCCTCAAGACTATCCCCACCATGTGCCCCTTATGAAGTCAGGTGCTTGGTAcccagtttgaaaaccactgggcTGATGACTGTGTGCTTAGCATAAAACTTAGTAATGGGTTAGGAAAACAACAATCAAATGTACATACTTCATAGTTGACTTCAGGATAAGAAGTAGAGGAATCGATGAAAGTGATTGGAAAAATCATTTCTTATAACTCATTTTGATTAACTTTTCTAGTTCTAGGGAGGAGAGCAGAGCTCATCTTAAGGCTCCTTGTGCCTGTTACCTGTCCACAAAGGTGGATTGGATATGGATTcaagtgtttctatttttctgatgACACAAGGAATTGGACGTTCAGCGAGACTTTCTGTGCCTCAATGGGAGCCCATCTTGCTCAGTTTGAAACTCCTGAGGAACTGGTAAGACATGTTTTGACTACAGATCATGTTCTCATCAAACACTTAGCCCTCTGAGAGGGTGTGCTACAGAAGGTTAAAGCTGAAGCTTGAAGGAGGATCCCTGACCAGGCAGACTTTGGGGCATGGAGTAAGGGAGTGTCTGACATTTCTTAATCTTTGCCTGCATCACTGTGAGATATCTTAAAGAAATTATCTCATGTAAGTCTCATGGTTAATCTCCAGAATTAAATTTATTATTCCCATTCTACTAATAAGTAGGGTAACCCTATAATTCATCACCCAAATTGGTACACTTTGGGAACTGAGAGATGACACTATTAATGCTATGCTGGAACAGCAGACATACAATGAGACTTTCCAAACAAACTAGGATGTGTGGTCACTTTAAATAAAGCAATTGTGGAATAGGTGTAGTTCAGGGGTTGAGTTCCTGCTTgaatgtacaagatcctgggttggATCCttgggaaggaaggaatgaaggaaagaaggaaggaaggaagaagggaaagaagaaaggaaggaaggaagggagggagagaggaagggaggaagggagggagggaggaaggaaggaaggaaggaaggaaggaaggaaggaaggaaggaaggaaggaaggaaggaaggaaggaaggaaggattagAGACATGACATGACTTAAGCTAGAATTAAGAAGTAGTCTGACTCTAGACTATGTTTCTGACTTACACCACGCTGCCATTCAGACTGGGAAGGCTGTAGGGAAGGGAGACTCAAGATTAATAGGATTGAAAGAgacaatgttttcattttctttgtttttaaatagaatttcctgaaaagatACAAAGGCCCTGCTGACCACTGGATTGGCCTGAGCAGAGAATCATTATATCACATCTGGAAATGGACAGATGGCACGGAGTATAATAGCTCGTATGTTTTGAGACTTCCTGCCTTGCACTGTGCTTAGGTGTGATTGTATGTATGAGTTGTgtttacaagaaaagaaagttaagaTTGTGGAAAGCTTACTGAAGTATGGGTTAAGAAataggaatttttctttcttcttccattttctagGTGCGCTTTTGGAAAAAACTTTACGTATTGTGATTTCAGCTGAAATCATTAACATGATGATGACATTTGACATAGATCTTTAACTTCCATTAAAAACTTTCCCTCTTTTTTATGTGAAATCACTCCTAAGGATGTAGAGACAACAACTGAGGCACCACGAGTGTGTTAAAATCCTAGGAAACCACTGAAAAACTGATATAATCAAGAAGCTTAATGCTACTCTTCCATCTGCTATGTCTATTTAGAAAGGGAAAGTTACCAAGGGACCTATGGAAATCTCCTCTAAGGTTTTATCACCAGGAGGAACATATTGATAGCTCCTTGGATTGTGACTATTTCGGtggaatattttgaatataactAGTATATTCAAGCACAAACAAAGTAGGGACCAATCAAGTCCATCAATCAAAGCTTTTCAGAATTTACTTAATACTATTTTCTGTCCTTTATGAATAAATTcaggagaaaacaaaataatctcCACCACTGCCACTAATGGTCGCTGCCAGTTTGGGTATAAGAACAAGCACCAGTTGAATGCCTAGTCAACAACATAACTAGGGTTGCCATTGGGGACTAATATACCTCTGATTTTCACACAGGGACTGTGAGTATGTGAAAGGAACTGGATAAACCAGTGGCATGGCATATTAAGAATCCATGCTAATGACAGACATTTGTTGTTCTCTTTTTGACCACAAAAAACCTGGGGTGGGGTTGCTAATGATTGTAATGGAAGAGCAAATGTGGATATCCAGTCTGACAATCAACTATATTTGTATTTGATTTTAGGTTTGCCATCAAAGGAGTTGGGGAATGTGCCTACCTGAGTGACAATGGAGTTAGTAGTGCCAAAACCTATGGAGACAGGAAGTGGATTTGTAACAAGTTAATGAGCTATGCCTAGcggtgtctttttttaaaacttttttaaaaaattcttttttattttttactttttaaaatattcttagattatacaaatgtcacataaaaattataggggattcccatatgccccacaccccacaTCTCCCAAAATTTCCCAccttaacaatatccttcattactGAGGTACCTTCACAGCAActggtgaacacatcttggagcattgcaactaagcatggattaaagtttacattatagtttatactctctcccacccaattctgtaggttatgataagatttataatggcctgtatctgtcattgcaatatcattcagggtaATTCccaatccccaaaatgcccccatattatacctgtctttccctctccatgccctcagaacctccagtggccactgctttcaaatgatataatttcttccattgctagaatcataataagtctatagtagaatattagaaAGTATACTTTATTCCagagttcattccccagtcctgaggattctgggatggtgatgctcaccccacatctaattgagagggaactgtgatcccatagggttgatgaatgggactctcttgcttccagttgtagactttctcagttacttggtatggtagttgtcaatgatcaactccatgttagttgtcctgtgtgagatcaataaactggagaatagatgttgcaactccattgaggttcagggcccacctggcacatggaccgcccaaagatttaagttgcTTGGACAGACACCTACCAACTCTATTACTAATTATAgtaacagtccatggtgtgaaTTGGCactagagatacacaaaatatcttCAGTGGATTCCCTTTCTTCTATGCTTATAAGAAGAAAGGATCtgagtgagagtgttttcaatacCTTGACAGAGTTTTGTagagtcaaaaggtataatgatgttggctggctcctcctggatactctggatacagttacaaaagaaagagatgagctaaaggcttcaaatttgcaacttaaatgtggcatgaatgatgtgaaagtctctggaagaaaatcttgtctcctgtagcaaTAGGCTTGAGATATCCGAGAACCAAACCACAGACTCTCATTGTATAAGCAGCAGAGTTACAAActctcaaccccacagggtttctgcagttaaagtgaaggcattgattggaaatgGGTAGAACCCAGatgattgggatggagacatatgggatgatgataacattggtggggacattggaatcctaaattctgctgagattttacCAGATAAACTTgtgatgacctgctctgtggagaccacaccttgtcaaccttgtatcacccaacctccagcctgccccagggagtctggacctcctcccagccctgaggcagagACCAGCCAACCTGAAGCCTGCACTGCCCAACCTCCAGCCTGTCCTGAGGAATATACCTTCTAACCCTTGACCGAAGAGATTAATCCTATGCTCTGAAAGaaatgcatgagttttccaaattATATAGACTGAAATCAGGGAGATATGTGTAGGAATGGATGCTAAGGGTATGGTATTATCATGGAAGAAATGCAAAGTAGGATCGGGCTGAATTTATCAAAATgggtccactaagcagaaattctggattcaaagAGGTGATgaattagaaagggctctaacagtttgtttgggtggctgactgaaacatggactaAAAGACTGTAGTCCTTTTCTGGAACATCCCCAAAGGAAAGTAAGGGCAGatcttcccagtgggcagaactttaaGCAGAAcacttggttgttcattttgcttggaagaagaaatggccaaacGTGCATTTGTACATTGATTCATGGGCTGCTGCCAATGGTTTGTCTGGATGGCCAGGGTAttggaaggaatatgattggaaaattggtgacaaagaggtctgggggaaatgtatgtggatagacctttctgagtgggcaaaaaacatgaaaatatttgtgtgtcATATAAATGCTCactagagggtgacttcagcagaggaagattttaataattaagtggataagatgacctgctctgtggctaatgctcagtttctttccccagccactcctgtcattaccTAGTGGATTCATGAACAaaatggccatggaggtagggctGGAGATTTTGCataggctcagcaacatggacttcccctcaccaaggctgacttgactACAGCCATGACTGattgcccaatctgccagcagcagagacccacactcaaaaccctgatatggcaccattccttgagatGACCAGCCCGCTCCCTGGTGGCAAGTTGGctacactggaccacttccatctTGGAAGggacagagattttttttaactggtatagacacatactccagatatgggtttgcattttctgcatgcAATACTTCTTCCAAAGCtgccatccatggacttactgaatatcttatctactgccatggcattccacacagcatcgcttctgatcaaggaactcaTTTCACAGAAAATGATGTGTGTGAATGggtacatgcccatggaattcactggtcttaccatgttccccatcaccctgaagcagctggattaatagaacagtggaatggccttttgaagattcaattaTGGTGTCAACtaagtggcaataccttgcagggctggggcaatgttctccaggaggctgtgtatactctaaatcagcatccactttttggtgctgtttctcccataaccaggttTCATGGATcctggaatcaaggggtggaaatgggagtggcaccactaggaaaatttttgctttctgtccctgtAACCTTAAGCTCTGCTAGTCTAcaagttttagtcccaaaaggaggagtgctgccaccatggaacacaacaatgattcctttgaactggaagttaagactgccacctgggcACTTTGGgatcctcttacctctgaatcaacaggcaaagaagggaactACTggactggctggggtgattgactctgactatcaagggggaaaaggactgcatctacataatgggggtaaagaagagtttgcctgagATATAAGAGATCCTCTAGGGTGTCTCTTAGTCCTTCCATGGCCtgtgattaaaatcaatggaaacttgcaacaacccaatccaagcaggactaacaacatcccagaatcttcaggaatgaaagtttgggtaacctgccccccccccccagggcaaagaaccacagccaccTGTAGTGCTTGCTGAAGGTAACAGGAGCATCAAATGGGCAGTAGAAGAAGGtagtaataaatatgaacttcagccatgtgaccagttacagaaaggaggactgtaatggtcatgaatctttcttgtttcattatgagtatgattgtgtATGCACACAAAATGaattgctttgttttcttccccaattttttcctttatcatatgacaagttgtactagtttcatgtcataatatttgaggatgtcaagtttaagagtgaatattacccaaggactggcaccctattctgtagggaatttcTAGTTGTACATGGGAAGAggtgaacattgttaggcagaaatatatgtatttgcatgtctgttattgtttttacttagagactaagttggtttaagataatgtgtatggttgctgagttgttgaggggtggactgtgatggttaggctaatgtgtcaactcggtcaggtaattgtgcccagttgtttggtcaagcaagcactggactaattgtaatacaaggacatctATGGATTTTAGTCAACAGTGAGTTTACTGCTTAGGTAGCTGATTACAtatacatcagtcagggagattgccatcagtgatgagtgatgctttatccaatcagttgaataccttaaaaggggaagtgtttCCAGTGCTCAGGATCCCAGCTCACCTTTGGgcaaccaacatctcccagaaactcattaaggaccttcactggacttttattGGAGCCCCCTTTTTGCAACCTGCCTGAGGAACCCGGACTTGTGAGTCCCCATGGTCATGTTaaactattgacagatatctcctgatgattgtttccctagagaatgctaATACAAGAGGGATATGGAAAATCATAATTCTGAATTAGGTAATCCTTAAATATGAGTTGATCCTTAAAACTTGACCTCAGTGAATATTACTTTTTAATGAATTCCAACTCTGTGACCAGTTATAAAATTTGCCAAAATACCTACAAGACCGTCCTTATTTTGAACATGTGGGTCCATAAAAATAATGGACCCACTGAAACCATGCAAAACAATTTTAATAATCATTGagaaaaatcaccattttgttgtggctttaa includes the following:
- the LOC131274797 gene encoding C-type lectin domain family 2 member D11-like isoform X3; protein product: MVRKDGKNWQRKCLAFIAPITVHKVFCGFVTIFVLAAVIIALSVALAVLGRRAELILRLLVPVTCPQRWIGYGFKCFYFSDDTRNWTFSETFCASMGAHLAQFETPEELNFLKRYKGPADHWIGLSRESLYHIWKWTDGTEYNSSFAIKGVGECAYLSDNGVSSAKTYGDRKWICNKLMSYA
- the LOC131274797 gene encoding C-type lectin domain family 2 member D11-like isoform X2; amino-acid sequence: MMLVKQSPLEISYRDIFRDDMERGRSGKNWQRKCLAFIAPITVHKVFCGFVTIFVLAAVIIALSVALAVLGRRAELILRLLVPVTCPQRWIGYGFKCFYFSDDTRNWTFSETFCASMGAHLAQFETPEELNFLKRYKGPADHWIGLSRESLYHIWKWTDGTEYNSSRKLPSSTSSSWPVPTISLIFPCVLSCLFPLGCQ
- the LOC131274797 gene encoding C-type lectin domain family 2 member D11-like isoform X1, translated to MMLVKQSPLEISYRDIFRDDMERGRSGKNWQRKCLAFIAPITVHKVFCGFVTIFVLAAVIIALSVALAVLGRRAELILRLLVPVTCPQRWIGYGFKCFYFSDDTRNWTFSETFCASMGAHLAQFETPEELNFLKRYKGPADHWIGLSRESLYHIWKWTDGTEYNSSFAIKGVGECAYLSDNGVSSAKTYGDRKWICNKLMSYA